In the Stegostoma tigrinum isolate sSteTig4 chromosome 42, sSteTig4.hap1, whole genome shotgun sequence genome, tggggtcatttaagagactgctggacatgcatatggtcacagaaatttgagggtgcatacatgaggatcaatggtcggcacaacatcgtgggctgaagggcctgttctgtgctgtactgttctatgttctatgttctataacaaggtgtagagctggatgaatacaggccaagcagcatcagaggagggggaaggctgacattttgggcctagacccttcttgagaaaccAGCAAATGGGAACAGTTTGACCATCTTTATCTAAACCCGTCACCATCTCTCCTCAatctccattcccctccccaccagGGATTACAATCCTCTCACCTCTAATGAGGGGCAGTGGGTGCAgtgtatcacagaatccctacagtgtggaagcaggccattcggcccatcaggtccacaccaaccctccaaatgtTCCTGAAGGGTGGAGACCAGCCGAGATTCCCACCCGTTCCAAGTGGAAGTTGAATCCGTCAAATAGAGTAGCGAatcatggtggggtggggggggggggggctgcaaAATGGATTGAAGACCAGCCTTGCCCTCCCACTCCAAGGGATCTGGATGAGGGCGGGATCCACCCTTACCATCCCAGTTCAGGAACTGCTGGTCACCAGATACCTCTAGTCTCCCTGAAGGTGACAGCCAGTTGCGGGGGGGTGCAATAGCGATGGGAGACACACAGCTTTCACTCACCCCGCTGAGGATCTTATCGCTGATTGTGTCGATGATCTCTCCCAGGAGCGGGCTCTGCCCTGTGTACTTGATGTAGGACCAGGTCATGAGGGTGAGCGAGCATATGCCAATGACaaagttgcagatgacagaaagaaAGCTAAGTCCGAGCAGGCTCAGGAAGCCAGAGATGACGTGCATGCTGATTATCAGCAGCAGCATGGTACTGGGCGTGCGGACGAGGCTGAAGAAGTTCTTGCTCTGGTTGAACTTGAGGTAACTGTCCAGCATCTCCTCGATGTTCCTCACCAGCTGGTCCTCATGCTGCATGATCAGGGCTTGCCTGCCCATCTTCTTCGTCGCTCGGAACTTCTCAACGGCCGCCTCGCGGTACACTCGGTGCCTCTCCCGGATCTTGCTGGGCTGCACGTAGGCCTTATCTCCTCCGCACAGCTGAAAGGCAAGGGAACAGAGTTCAgaccacaggaacaggaggaggccattcagcccccctcctccagcctgtcacacaggaacaggaggaggccattcagcaccccctcctccagcctgtcacacaggaacaggaggtggccattcagcccccctcctccagcctgtcacacaggaacaggaggaggccattcagcccccctcCCTGAACCTGTAGCCCAGGAACAGCAGGCCATTTTGTCCCTTGAAGCTGTTTAACAGGATCAGAACTTGAGTCAGAGCATGGGCAAGCAGTAAGGTAGTTGCTAAATGAACCCAATCCAGGAtcgaggaggaacttcttcatccggGGAGCGGGCAGAGTGTGGAACTCACCCCCCTGGGCAGCGATCGTGGGGAATGCTTTCAAAACGTTGAAACGAGAAGCTGGGTGAACACGAGCGATAAAGGATGGCGGGGAGATGGCAGGAGGTTGGGGTATGAGTCACGGGCAGGACGGCCTGTTACCATGTTTCCAGTGCAAAGAAAGACCTGCAAAGACATCGAACCTTTCTGAAGACAGTGTGGGGTGGCAgggaagtgaaatgggatgggaGCCTGAAAGACGCAGTGTTTTGAATCGGTCTTTCTGTTGATGGATTGGGTGAGGGGGAGACTGGGGTCAAACACGCTCTGGGTAAGGTACTGAAAAGCTCTCCCTACCCCGTCCATGGCTTGCTGGTAATAGTTTTTGGCCAACGCAATCACAGCTAGGTTGTTGGCTTCAGCTGTTGCCTGTTGGAGACAAGAGGGGATTGTTACTTTAGCATAAAGGCCGGTCAAACCGAGCAGAGTGGCCGCTCTGACTGTGGGTTCAATATCCCAGACCCTGAGCTACACCACCCGCCCCCCCACCCTGCCACCGCCCCACAACACGAACCATCTCCCTGCTGTTTCCTGACGGCCACATCAGGTGGAGACAGTACCACCAAGAGCCACGCAGCAGAGGGAGGGTGGATAAGGAGGTCTACAGCCCAGACTGTGTGGGCAACTGAGGGGTTGGGGAGTgggagaagtgagagagagagagaatcctcCTCCCCTGACTCCCCCAGGGAAGTGGAGAGGGGCGAGAGATGGAGGTGGAGCAGAGATGCAGAGGGAAGGGAGACAGAGACAAGAGGGTCGGTGAGGGGATCCGAGGGGAGAGTTTTGGACCTGGAGGCAGGAGGGGTTGTGGGGGCAGTTGGGCGGGAAGGTTGAAGGTTTACAGAGGAGAGaagagggaagccaggaggaTAGGAATGGGGTAGGGAAAGGGTAGAGTGAGACTGGAGAtggtgggggtggagagagaggggcgggggaaggactgggggtggggatggagagagagtgagggaaggtgtggggtggagagacagagagagtggggggagaggtggggatggtgagcgagggaagaggtgggggggacagagagagagggaaggggttagggacagagagagagagagagagaggggaaagtggatagggacagacagagagaggaaagGGGATAGGgactgagagagagggaaggagataggaacagaaagagagagagggaaggggatggggtggagagagggaggtaggaggtgggattggagagagaggggaaaggtgtaGGGGTATTGAGAAGGGGGTAAAATAAGATGGCAGAGGAGGGAAGAGGGGCTGGTAGAATGGAGGAGAGGATGGAGGAGATGGTGTAAGCGGGAAGAGGGAGGAGGTAGACGCAGTGAGAGGAAAGGGGTCATTTGGGAGACAGAGGTGGATGATGAGGGAAAAGAGAGGGAATGGAGAAGAGGTAAGGGTGGAGGAGGAGAGAAGGGATGGTGGGAGaggaaaggatagagagagaaggggtggagGAAGACAGCGAGGAAGAcgtagagggagagggaggaaagggagaggtgttgagggagagtgggagggggaagaggaaggGGATCTGTCACATGGGAGAGGAGTATGAACCTTATTCCTCAACCATCATCCACAGAAAGCTGGCATATCATGCagaatgccaggcaatggcagGATGGTTGCAATGCCTCGCACAGTTGAACAGCCAGGCAGTACAGAGGGGTCTCGATCCAGTCAGGGGGAATGGTGGAAGTGCCTTAGGGCTGTGGATACCTGGGAAGACCTTGAGCTTTCAACAGAGACGTTCCAAAATGAGGAAACATGTTTCCCTGAAACATTCGGCCTAAGGAACCCCACGTCCTCCTGAGCTCACTACTCTCACTCATTATCATCATTGAACCATAGAGTCCCCTGTGGTGTAGgagaaggccattctgcccatcgggGCTACGCCACCCCTCCGAAAAGAATCCCAACCACCTCCCACAcccaatccccataaccctgcatctcccatggccagtccaccctaacctgcacatctttggactgtgggaggaaactggagcacccagagggaaccccacacagtcatggggagaatgtgcaaactcccactcagacagttgcccgaggtggaaccaaacactgtgaggcagcagtgctaaccactgagccactgtgccgagCTTCTTGGACAGAAATCTAATTGGAATTGGAATGGACACATATCAGCCATTTCATAACAGCAACAGCTACCTACCGCCCACACTCCCAGGAGTCCCTGTTCATGGGAATGACCACATCATGCTACAATGAACACTTGCTCTTACCTCCAGGATAGATTTGGGATGCGGGAGGTCCTCTCCTTGGAAAACTTTAATATAAACCTGAATCACAAAATAAAGGGATAaaacaggtaagggtggggaCATGTGTCAGATATGAGAGTAGACACAGAGTGAGGCTAGAACCTCACCCAAGAGCAGCCCACAGTCTCAACTCACAGAGTGCAGGGGAGCTCCAGACTCCACTGTTCCATCTCCCTCCTGGCCTACTCCCAACTGTTGTCCTCATCCCAAACTCAGCTAAACCATTCCATATCCCTTTCAAACACCAATCTCTCTCTTCACTGTCTCACACTAACTCCCAGGCCACAGGGTCTGCATTTCAAACTAACGATCCCTCCTCATCTCCTTATGTATCACTGTAACTTCGTCCAGTCCcaatacccctccctatctctgtcaccccctccatccccctacaccccctccctatctctgtcaccccctccagccccctacaccccctccctatctctgtcaccccctccagcctctgtcaccccctccctatctctgtcaccccctccagcctctgtcaccccctccctatctctgtcaccccctccaggccctgtcccctccctatctgtgttaccccctccagtccctacaccccctccctatctctgtcaccccctccaggccctgtcccctccctatctgtgttaCCCCCTCCGgtccctgcaccccctccctatctctgtcaccctctccagcccctatacccgcCCTATCTGTGTTACCCCTTCCAGCCCCtaaaccccactcccccccaatCTGTGTCCCCTTCTCCAGCCTGTACTGTGTAATGTTCAGTGAAAAGCATGGAAAAGCGAGGCGGCTGGGGTGGGGGTTAGCTGTTTCTGTTTTCCCTCACCCCAGGCACTGAGCCTGCCATGTGAGAACGTCAGGGAGCAGTTGGGGAGAGGTGTCTACGCAGGGGCTGCCACCTTGAAATATTCCAACAGGTTCCTGCAGGTGACCTTGGAGCCTCCGATCTCTTTTTCCACCAGTTTCTCAGGACTGAGTAGAGTGTGGACCAGAGTCTCCAGGTGAGTCTTGAAGTCATGGTCGATatctgtcgagagagagagagagaggacgtcGGAATTTAGCACGACCAGTGGGAGTGGGGCTCACAGTGGGAAAAGAGATGAAGAAACATTCTCAGTAATCAAGCTGGTCAGGTAAGGTGGAGGTAGAGGCTTACATAAGATTGGCAATCCCCTGGAGTGTCTGAAGAGGACAGCAGTCAGCAGGGAGAAAGCTAGAGACATAGAAAGAgtcagatggagacagagtgagagaatgtggCATACAAGCACAAAGTGAGTCAGATaaacagagggagagatacagaTGGAAAGACAGtcatagagagagacagagacagagacaaggagagacagagagtgatacaGATGGAAAGGGAGTCAGATTgaaagagatggagaaagagtgagacatagagagaaagacagagggagacagtgagacacagacagagtgagggagccaGATAAAGAGGGACCCAGGGAGACAGTGTGAGATACAGGCAGAAAGAGACAAGgtgggagaaagagtgtgagatACAGATGGAGGGGTAGTCAGatagcgagagagacagagggagagtgggCTGGGGGTTAGTCAGAAACATGTGAAAGACAGAGAGTAAGAGGGTGTGATGATCACAGATCATCATGCTAGATTATTGATGGATATATCAGGCTTTAATTCCAAGTTATGTTTTTAAAAGAGGTCTAGTGCAGCCAAAAGGGGAggccatggcctagtggtattatcgatgGGCTATTAATCCTGAGAAACTAGGAATGTTCCGGGgggctcaggttcaaatcctgccacggcagatggtgaaatttgaattcaatttttaaaataatctggagttaagaacctaatgatgacaatgaatccattgttgattgtcaaaccaaaacatctggttcactaatgtccttcggggaaggaactctgccatcgctacctggtctggcctgatctggtctacacatgactccagacccacagcaatggggctGACTGGGAAATTGgggaaatgggcaataaataccagcccaGTCAGCGGCACCCTCATCACacgagtgaataaagaaaagtcaAAGAAGGTGCAAGTTCAGTAGAGAGACAGAGCCCCTGGAATGTCACATCTGACAGGTGTCAAGGGAGCATCAAAGAGATGGACCTAAAAGGACAGAAATGCATTGCAAACTGAACTGAAATCACATGAGTTATATCAAACTGTCAACACGATGGGAGATAAAACAGGAGCCTGGTTCGAGACATGTTTTGTGTCACAAAAACAGGGATTAAAATTCAGTTCAACCCTGGCCTGCAGGTGCTAGGGGAAGAAGGTGTTGTTGTTGAACTGAGCTGCTTGTGTGTGCCGGGGGCTGAGGTATATGCTTTGAATCGCTTGGGTTGGAGCACTCGTGTGCTGTGAAGATTACAGTCAAAGATGGCATTGTAAGTGAAAGACTCATTCTGATTGCTAGAAGCCCGCACGCTagttaaaaagaaacagaacCAAAGGGTTTCAATGAGGTTACCTCAGATACAACAGgacctcgatcagatgggccgaggaggggcagatggagtttaattcagataaatgtgaggtgctacactttggaaaggcacatcagggcaggacttatccaGTTAagggtaaggccctggggagtgttactgaacagagagacctcgggAAGCAGgtgcatagctccctgaaagtggagttgcaggtagacagggcggggggggggaaggtgtttgggatgcttccccttattggtcagtgcgttgggTATAGGGAGTtcggagggtcatgttgcagctgtacaggacattggttagggccacttctggaaaactgcattcaatcccggtctccctgctgtaggaaggatgttgtgaaactcgaaagggttcagaaaagatttaagaggatgttggagggtttgagctacagggaggggctgaatggtctggggctattttccctggagcgtcgggggttgagggggggaccttatagaggtttataaaaccatgaggggcacggatagggtgaatagacaaggtcttttccccagggtggggggagtctaaaactagaagggcatagggttaaggtgagaggggaaagatttaaaagggacctgagggtaactttttcacacagagggtggtgtgtgtatagaatgagctgccagaggaagtgatgggggctggtacagttacagcatttaaaaggcatctggatggggacatggataggaaggggttagagggatatgggccaaatgctggcaaatgggactggattgatttaggatatcgggtcggcacggacaagctggactgaagggtctgtttccacgttgtataTCTCTTTCAGAGTCTCtctagccagagactttttccttgggtggaggtagctattacgagggggcatagttttaaagtgagtgaaggtagatataggggagacgacagaggtaggttcttttctcagggagtggtcagggcatggaatgcattgccggagagggtggtggagtcggcctcattaggggcatttaagcggctattagataggcatatggatggtagtattaCGTAGGGGCAGAGGGTAgttagaccttaggtttcaggtaaaagttcagcacaacatcatgggccgaagggcctgtactgtgctgtactgttctgtgttctatgctctatggctCTAAATGGTGGATTTTGCCCAGGGACTGATCAAGCTGAAAGAACATTAAACCAGTTGCAACAACAGCGTGAGCTGAGGCTCTTGTACCTCCTGCCCTCTGGGCCCTCTTACATACCTCAGGTAcagccccacacctcaggccCTTGCAACTGTGTAAAGCAGAAGGTTAATCCTAAAGAAAGTGACTGCCTGCAGGTATAAAACATTCGGggtaacttagaacatagaacatagaacagcacagcacagaacaggcccttcagcccacgatgttgtgccgaccattgatcctcatgtatgcaccctcaaatttctgtgaccatatgcatgtccagcagtctcttaaatgaccccaatgaccttgcttccacaactgctgctggcaacgcattccatgctctcacaactctctgcgtaaagaacctgcctctgacatcccctctatactttccaccaaccagcttaaaactatgaccccttgtgctagccatttctgccctgggaaatagtctctggctatcaactctatctatgcctctcattatcttgtatacctcaattaggtcccctctcctcctccttttctccaatgaaaagagaccgagctcagtcaacctctcttcataagataagccctccagtccaggcagcatcctggtaaacctcctctgaaccctctccaaagcatccacatctttcctataatagggcgcccagaactggacgcagtattccaagtgcggtctaaccaaagttttatagagctgcaacaagatctcacgactcttaaactcaatccccctgttaatgaaagccaaaacaccatatgctttcttaacaaccctgtccacttgggtggccattttaagggatctatgtatctgcacaccaagatccctctgttcctccacgctgccaagaatcctatccttaatcctgtactcagctttcaaattcgaccttccaaaatgcatcacctcgcatttatccaggttgaactccatctgccacctctcagcccatctctgcatcctgtcaatgtcccgctgcagcctacaacagccctctacactgtcaacgacacctccgacctttgtgtcgtctgcaaacttgctgacccatccttcaatcccctcatccaagtcattaataaaaattacaaacagtagaggcccaaggacagagccctgtggaaccccactcaacactgacttccaggcagaatattttccttctactaccactcgctgtcttctgttggccagccaattctgtatccaagcagctaagttcccctgtatcccattcctcctgaccttctgaatgagcctaccatggggaaccttatcaaatgccttactgaagtccatatacaccacatccacagctcgaccctcatcaacttttctagtcacatcctcaaaaaactcgataaggtttgtaaggcatgacctacccctcacaaagccgtgttgactgtatttgatcaagccatgctcttccagatggtcataaatcttatccctcagaatcctttctaacaccttgcagacgacagacgtgagacttaccggtctataattgccggggatttccctatttcctttcttgaagagaggaattacatttgcctctctccagtcctcaggtacgactccagtggagagcgaggatgcaaagatcttcgcaagtggcgaagcaattgcatttctcgcttcccaaagcagccgaggacaaatctggtccgggcctggcgacttgtcaatcttaatgtttgacaaaattttcagcacatcagcttcctctatctctatccattccagaatgcacacctgctcttcaaaggtttcattcactacaaagttcgtttctttcgtaaagacagaagcaaaaaactcatttagggcttcccctacctcctcaggctccgcacacaagttccctatgctatccctgatcggccctactctttctttgatcattctcttattcctcacgtaagtgtaaaatgcctttgtgttttcccggattccttctgccaagcctttctcgtgccccctcctggctctcctcagaccatttttgagctccttccttgcctgcatgtaatcctctctagctgaacttgaccctagcttcctccaccttatgtaagctaccttcttccttttcgcaagaagctccaccgctctcgtcatccaaggttcctttatcttaccccttcttgcctgtctcagagggacatatttactcatcactcacaacaactgttccttaaacagtctccacatgtctatagttcccttaccatggaacaactgctcccagtccatgcttcctaactcatgtctaatcgcatcatagtttcctcttccccaattaaatatcctcccattctgcctaatcctctccttctccatagctatgtagaatgtgaggcagttatggtcactatcaccaaaatgctctcccaccacaagatctgatacctgccccggctcgtttccgagcaccaagtctagaatggcctctcccctcgtcggcctgtcaacgtactgcgttaggaaaccctcctgaacacaccttacaaaaacagctccattcaaatcttctgctcgaaggaggttccaatcaatattaggaaagttaaagtcacccattacaacaacccaactgcgtccacacttttccaaaatctgtcgacctatgctttcttcaatctccctgctgctactggggggcctgtagtaaacccctaacgaggtgactactcccttgctgttcctaatttccacccatactgactcagtaggcagatcttcctcgacaatggaagcttctgtagctgtgataccctctctgattagtgctagaccccctcctcttttcccccctccctattctttttaaatgttctaaaccctggaacatccagcaaccattcctgcccatgagaaacccatgtctctgttatggccacaacatcatagcaccaggtactgatccatgctctaagttcatcacttttattcctgatactccttgcattaaagcaaacacactttaaccgatcccttggttccttcccaggaaaatccttcccactacctggtctacctcttgctactgcctcacctgcatcaactctcacctccggtatacagctcaggtacccacccccctgccatactagtttaaaccctctcgaactactcgagcaaaccttccacccaggacattggtccccttccagttcagatgcaacccgtccttcttgtacaggtcccaccttccccagaaggcatcccaattatctacatatctgaagccctccctcctacaccagctgcgtagccacgtgttcagctgcgcccgctccctgttcctcacctcgctatctcgtggcaccggtagtaaaccagagaacactactctgttcgtcctgctctgcagcttccatcctaactccctgaaatcactttttatatcctcaatcctatttctggctatatcatttgtgccaatatgtaacttGTCCCCTTCatggtgtgtctgtgtctgcagCCAGGTCTCCAGCACAGTGAATCTGTTCTGATGCTCCTCAAGCTGCTGGCTTATTTGCCAAGGACCACACTGACAGTCAGGAGCTCGCGCACGCTGTAGCTGTGACCGACCGCCTGTGCTGTCACTCAACAACTCAACCTGTAAGACAGTAGGAATTCCTAAAGGGTCAAAACGTTAGACAAAATCTCAAAAAAGCACCTCCTTCCCCAACTCTGTCACTCATCCAACTCTCAGCAtctcagacagctccttccaaacagACGAcaacttccatcttgaaggataCAGGAACACTAGCCCCCGTAAGTTCCCcaccgagccactcaccatcctgacttggaaatatgtcgctgttccttcagtgtcactgggtcaaaatcctggaattccctctctaatggcattgtgggtatccctacagcacatggactcaccaatgtcccgtacaacctcaacataacatctgaaatcctacactcaaaggtctgagcaatgaaggcaaacataccaaaccccttcttaaacaccctgtctatatgtaacgcaaacttcaaagaattatgtcctgcaagccctaggtctctctgtgTTCTACAGCACTGCCCAAACCCTGCTTTCAACTGTTCATCTTGTTCGTTTTaccaaaaatgcaataccttgcattcatccaaaattaaactccatctgccactcttcagtccattcacaattgatcaagatctctttgtaatcttagatgcctttcttcattgtccactataccaccaatcttggtatcatctgcaaacttactaaccatgccttctatctCCTCATCCATGTTACTGCCGACCAAAAGTGGGCCTGGCTGCAGTTCGGGCTGGGTAATGAATGCTGCGGTGCCCACATCCCTAGGACGAATATAAAATAGTGACTACACCTCAAAGGTAACTAGATGGAACAACATTACTCACACAAGATGTCCAGATCAGGCCGAGTACCAGAGCTGCCCTTTAAATGCCACACCTACCTCTCAGCTTCCCATCGAAAGCAGGGTTGGTCGCAACTTTGAGCCCTGGGTGGGGCATTAGGAAGCACTGGATGTGATTGAAACATGACTGGATGTGTTTCCGCACCAGCTGCAGATCTTCGTGTTGGTGAGGTTTGACCTGGGAGCAAGATGGCAATCACAGGACAGTGAGACTGGTCGGATAGAATACCATCCTACCCCCAACAGATCCCACAGTACCCACTCTCCCCAAATCCTCATGCAGTCTCCAGCGCCACTGTATCACATGTAGAGGGACCTTTACCCTATATCTAACCCCAGGCTTTACTCTGGATCTAACACCATGCTgaccctgtccctgggagtgtttgatggggatgacagtgtagagggagctttactctgtatctaacaccgTGCTGTCTCTGTCCTGAGCGTGTGTGATGGGGTTCACCTGAACAATATGTAAATTTCATCAGCCAGGCTTGGTCCCATCAGCCACGACTCCCCTTTAGCCAATAGAAATCTCTCGGTCTCAGTTCTGAAGTTTCCAACGCTCCCTCCTATGACAATGTTGTCCAGGACGAGAGGTCCATGTTCCCCAACCCCAGAGGAAGCACCAGCAGACATTACTCCCTGAACGGTGCAGCGTGAATGTGAAAGGTCTGCCCTATGATTTAGTTGGCCACCCAGTGGAGCGATTAGCTTCTCTCCATCAACCCTGTCACTTCACTTTTGGCACAATGCCCTGCTCAGTATCTCCACTGGACAACTCAGCAGGAGGACTGGGCTGTGTGGGATCACTGGGACTGCTCCTTACCTGTAGTCGCCTTTCCAGAAAGTCTTTGCCTCCTTCCAATCCGTACGGATACTCGTAAGGAAAGCTCCAATCCCGGACCAGAAACATCAGTGTCTATGGAGGATGGGGTGAGCAGCGCATTAAAGTCACTGTTGGTGTCACCTGTAGCTCAGTGTGATAGTCATAAAGCTGCatagcacggaagcagacccgtcatccccaacccatccatgctaactcagaaatcctaaataaatccagtcccatttgcctgcatttggcccatggccctctaaacccttcctcttcatgtctccatccagatgccttttaaatgctgtaactgtaccaggcccaatcacttcctctggcagttcattccatacacgcaccaccctctgtgtgaaaaagttacccctcaggtcccttttaaatcttgcccctctcaccttaacccaatgcccctctaggtttggactccccccaccctggggaaaagaccttgtctattcaccctatccgtgcccctcatggttttataaacctctataatatcacccccctcagcctccgacactccaggaaaatagccccagaccattcagcccctccctgtagctcaaacccccccagtctcggcaacatccttgtaaatcttcattTTGTCTGCCTCTTGATCTGTCTCCTTCAATTTCTCTTCTATgattccccatccctctctctctatctctctttctccacctgtgtctctctctcccactctgtctctatttctccatctctctctctttctctctctctctccagctccATCTCTCGC is a window encoding:
- the LOC125449287 gene encoding atlastin-3-like, translating into MTCQLARPLQIISFRKDDHTFNLDTRALESILLGDSVRDLNVMVLSVAGAFRKGKSFLLDFMLRFMYKQKFGSTANWLGRDDKPLTGFSWRGGSDPDTNGILIWTEVFTVQKPNGRKIAVVLMDTQGAFDSQSTVKDCATVFALSTMTSSVQVYNLTNNIQEDDLQHLQLFTEYGRLAMDEISLKPFQTLMFLVRDWSFPYEYPYGLEGGKDFLERRLQVKPHQHEDLQLVRKHIQSCFNHIQCFLMPHPGLKVATNPAFDGKLRDIDHDFKTHLETLVHTLLSPEKLVEKEIGGSKVTCRNLLEYFKVYIKVFQGEDLPHPKSILEATAEANNLAVIALAKNYYQQAMDGLCGGDKAYVQPSKIRERHRVYREAAVEKFRATKKMGRQALIMQHEDQLVRNIEEMLDSYLKFNQSKNFFSLVRTPSTMLLLIISMHVISGFLSLLGLSFLSVICNFVIGICSLTLMTWSYIKYTGQSPLLGEIIDTISDKILSGVSESCVSPIAIAPPRNWLSPSGRLEVSGDQQFLNWDGHVHDIDSVRELRAGDPDHRPGASRKEPVMVLLWHRLRGKLPPS